The Candidatus Hydrogenedentota bacterium genome contains the following window.
CTGGCGGCGGAGTACGCCTACCTGCTGCACTGCATCGCCGGTGCGCGGGCGTTCAACGAGGGGGACACGGACGACTTCTCAACGGTGGGGGTAAGGGTGTTGGACCCGCTGACGCTGGAGGTGACCCTGGAGCACCCGACGCCGTACTTTCTGGGGATGCAGTCCCACTCGGCGTGGTACCCCGTCCAGCGGGCGGCGGTGGAGCGGTTCGGGGCGATGGACGAGCGGGGCACGACGTGGACCCGGCCGGGCAACCACACGGGCAACGGCCCCTTCATGCTGAAGGACTGGCAGCCGAACGAGGTCATACAGGCGGTGCGGAACCCGCATTACTGGGACGCGGCGCGGGTGCGGCTGGACGGCATCGAGTTTTACCCGATAGACAACCTTCAGACGGAGGAGCGGACCTTTCGGGCGCGGAACCTGCACCTGACGGCGACGGTGCCGATGCACCGGATCCCGGTGTACCGGCGTGAGTATCCGGAGAGCATCCAAATCCACCCGTATCTGGGGGTGTATTTCTACCGCATGAACGCGACGCGGCCGCCGTTCACGGACCCGCGCGTGCGGCAGGCGCTGGCCATGGCGCTGGACCGGGAGGAAATCGCCCGGAACGTGATGAAGGCGGGCGAGCGTCCCGCGGGAACCCTCACGCCGCCGGACACGGCGGGCTACACGGCGCGGGCGCGGGTGGTCTTCGACCCGGACAGGGCGCGGGCGCTGCTGGCGGAGGCGGGCTTTCCCGGAGGCCGGGGCATGCCGGTGGTTGAGATACTTTACAACACGAGCGAGGCGCACAAGACCATCGCGGAGACGGTGCAGCGGATGTGGCGGGAACATCTGGGGCTGGACGCGCGGCTGCTGAACCAGGACTGGAAGGTCTACCTGTCCGCGCTGACGACGCTGGACTACCAAGTGGCCCGGTCGTCGTGGATTGGGGACGTGGTGGACCCGGTGAACTTTCTGGAGTGCTTCCTGACGGGCGGGGGCAACAACCGCACGGGCTGGTCGTCGCCGGAGTATGACCGGCTGATACAGGCGGCCTACGCCGAGGCGGACCCGGCGCCGCGCCTGGAGCTGCTCCAGCGCGCGGAGGAAATCCTGCTGGACGGGGGGCCGATCATCCCGATTTACTACTACTCGTGGGTGTTCCTGATGTCCCCGGAGGTGCGGGGGTTCAAGCCGAACGTGCTGGGCCAGTACCGTTGGCAGGACCTGTGGCTTGAAGGCGACGGGGAGGGCCGCCCGTGAGCCGGTTCATCCTCCGCCGCCTGCTCCAGTCAATCCCGGTGCTTTTCGCCGTGGTGACCCTGGCCTTTTTCCTGGTGCGCCTGGCACCGGGGGGGCCCTTCGACTCGGAGAAGCGGGCGGACCCGAAGGTGCTGGCGCAGTTGGAGGCGCACTACCGCCTCGACCAGCCGCTGCTGGTCCAGTATTACGAGTACATGTCGGGGGTGGTCCGGGGTGATTTGGGGCCGTCCTACCGGAAGCCGGGGCGGACGGTGTCGGAGTGGATGCTGCTGCGTTTCCCCGTGTCGCTGGAGCTGGGCCTCTACGCGCTGGCGGTGGCGCTGGCCGTGGGCATGGGCGCGGGGCTGATCGCCTCGCTGCGGCCCAACAGCCCGCTGGACCACGGGACGATGAGCGCGGCCATGCTGGGCATCTGCCTGCCGAGCTTTGTGCTGGGGCCGCTGCTGGTGCTGGTGTTCTCGCTCCGTTTCGGGTGGTTTCCCGTGGCGGGGTGGGGCAGTCCGGCGCACAAGGTGCTGCCCGCGCTGACCCTGGGCGCCATGTACGCGGCGTACATCGCGCGGCTCACCCGGGGGGGCATGCTGGAGACGCTGGCGCAGGACTTTGTGCGCACGGCGCGGGCCAAGGGGCTGACGGAGGCGCGGGTGGTGCTGCGCCACGCCCTGCGCGGCGGGGTGCAGCCGGTGGTGGCGTTTCTGGGTCCGGCGGCGGCGGGGCTCTTCACGGGCTCCTTCGTGGTGGAGACCATTTTCCAGATACCGGGGCTGGGCCGCGAGTTCGTCGAGTCGGCGTTCAACCGGGACT
Protein-coding sequences here:
- a CDS encoding peptide ABC transporter substrate-binding protein, translated to MVLKAGNGAEVQDLDPQQVTGVAEHRVLSALFEGLAGIDAATLDPVPGAASSWDISPDGLVYTFHLRPEGRWSDGTPLTAEDFAWSWRRMLSPRLAAEYAYLLHCIAGARAFNEGDTDDFSTVGVRVLDPLTLEVTLEHPTPYFLGMQSHSAWYPVQRAAVERFGAMDERGTTWTRPGNHTGNGPFMLKDWQPNEVIQAVRNPHYWDAARVRLDGIEFYPIDNLQTEERTFRARNLHLTATVPMHRIPVYRREYPESIQIHPYLGVYFYRMNATRPPFTDPRVRQALAMALDREEIARNVMKAGERPAGTLTPPDTAGYTARARVVFDPDRARALLAEAGFPGGRGMPVVEILYNTSEAHKTIAETVQRMWREHLGLDARLLNQDWKVYLSALTTLDYQVARSSWIGDVVDPVNFLECFLTGGGNNRTGWSSPEYDRLIQAAYAEADPAPRLELLQRAEEILLDGGPIIPIYYYSWVFLMSPEVRGFKPNVLGQYRWQDLWLEGDGEGRP
- a CDS encoding ABC transporter permease, translating into MSRFILRRLLQSIPVLFAVVTLAFFLVRLAPGGPFDSEKRADPKVLAQLEAHYRLDQPLLVQYYEYMSGVVRGDLGPSYRKPGRTVSEWMLLRFPVSLELGLYALAVALAVGMGAGLIASLRPNSPLDHGTMSAAMLGICLPSFVLGPLLVLVFSLRFGWFPVAGWGSPAHKVLPALTLGAMYAAYIARLTRGGMLETLAQDFVRTARAKGLTEARVVLRHALRGGVQPVVAFLGPAAAGLFTGSFVVETIFQIPGLGREFVESAFNRDYTMVIGTVLVYAVLVVALNLAADLAQAWLDPRVRNQ